GACTGTCAACCCCTCAGCGAGCGACGCTCCACCAGGGAACATATCGCAAACAAAATGAACCCGGTCGATTTGACCGGGTTCATTGGCACCAGAGCCCACATCCGGACTTGAACCGGAGACCTCATTCTTACCAAGAATGTGCTCTACCAACTGAGCTATGTGGGCCAGCCGTTGTCGCAGCCGTCGCTGCCTTTGCATGGTGGGCAGTGGCGGATTCGAACCACCGAAGCTCACGCACCTGGTTTACAGCCAGGCCCAATTGTCCACTCTGGCAACTGCCCAGGTCCATGCACTGGCGAGAGTTTTCGCCTTCGGGAGCCGACGATGGGACTCGAACCCGCAACCGGCTGTTTACAAAACAGCTGCTCTGCCAATTGAGCTACGTCGGCATTGCTGCGAAGGCCGCTTCAACGCCAACGGCGAGTATATCGAATCACCCGCCAGTTGGGCAACCGAAATTCGAACCTCAATCGCTGGTCGCGAGTAGTCAGCCGTCTCGGGAACGGTGAGCAAGCGCGCCTCTCCTTTCCGGTCGCATCCTCGCGATCGATGACCATGCCATACTCGCACCAGTCGCGATCACGCGCCCCATTTCACGAGAGGAATCTCAGGAACATGACAATTTCGAATGAACCAGCGTATTGGATTGTCGTTGGCTCACCCGGGAACTTCGAAAAGACGCGCGAGCTCGGTTTCACCATCCAGGGACTCAAGTCCCGCCACCGCAAGAAGGCCGAGCGCATGAAGCCGGGTGACAAGATCGCCTACTACGTCACTGGCCGTAAAGCGTTTGCGGCCGTATCGACGATCACGTCACCATACTTCGAGAGCCACGAGCAGATATGGAAGAGCGCGGACCCCAGGAAGGATGCCGAGGACTATCCATTCCGCGTCGAAACCAAGCTCGATGTGGCGTTGCCAGATTCTGAATTCGTCGACGCCGAGCCGATTGCTCGCCAGATGGAGTACGCCAGCAAGTGGCCGGCGGCGAACTGGACGCTGGCCTTCCAGGGGAACGTCCATGAGATCAATGCCGCCGACTTTGCGCTCATCCAGAA
Above is a window of Thermomicrobiales bacterium DNA encoding:
- a CDS encoding EVE domain-containing protein, coding for MTISNEPAYWIVVGSPGNFEKTRELGFTIQGLKSRHRKKAERMKPGDKIAYYVTGRKAFAAVSTITSPYFESHEQIWKSADPRKDAEDYPFRVETKLDVALPDSEFVDAEPIARQMEYASKWPAANWTLAFQGNVHEINAADFALIQNAIEARAGAVAN